Proteins found in one Serratia plymuthica genomic segment:
- a CDS encoding cytochrome c: MKKRLVLLILLVAIIVIALLWWRENRRYDGPVQQVTASAEQIVRGRYLAQAADCAACHTASGGAPLAGGYPLDTPFGTIYGSNLTPSADHGIGRWTQDDFFLALTQGVAPGGRHLYPAMPYTSYKGISRQDADDIYAYLMTRPAVDVAIPANEMPFPFNQRMALIGWNLLFRNQDPLPASSQGASAQWQRGRYLADTLGHCGECHTPRGMLGQMDLGKPMQGGELGRFMAPDITPHGLAQRGWTPDDLNRFLATGIAPQGSAFSEMHMVVDLSTRHLTPEDHQALATYLMGEQPPAAVPVKAGQGSDAGRIVYLDQCSGCHAREGEGKPHVAVAMRDNATLRQPDAKNLIVSVLDGLPAQQFPNGESLQSMPAFGERLDDAQVAELVNYLRVTWGGLPGDVTAGQVKKLRNKP, from the coding sequence ATGAAAAAACGTCTCGTACTCTTGATTCTGCTGGTGGCGATTATCGTTATCGCCCTGCTGTGGTGGCGGGAAAACCGCCGCTACGACGGCCCGGTACAGCAGGTGACCGCCAGCGCCGAACAAATCGTCCGGGGGCGCTATCTGGCCCAGGCTGCCGACTGCGCCGCCTGCCATACCGCCAGCGGCGGCGCGCCTTTGGCCGGCGGCTATCCGCTGGACACGCCGTTCGGCACGATTTACGGCAGCAATCTGACGCCGTCGGCCGACCACGGCATCGGGCGCTGGACCCAAGACGACTTCTTCCTGGCGCTGACCCAGGGCGTGGCGCCGGGCGGGCGACACCTGTACCCGGCGATGCCTTACACCTCGTATAAAGGGATTTCGCGCCAGGATGCCGACGACATCTACGCTTACCTGATGACGCGCCCGGCGGTAGACGTGGCCATTCCGGCCAACGAGATGCCGTTCCCGTTCAACCAGCGCATGGCGCTGATTGGCTGGAACCTGCTGTTCCGCAACCAGGATCCGCTGCCGGCCAGTTCGCAGGGGGCGTCGGCACAGTGGCAGCGTGGCCGTTATCTGGCGGATACGCTGGGCCACTGCGGGGAATGCCATACGCCACGCGGCATGCTGGGCCAGATGGATCTCGGGAAACCGATGCAGGGCGGCGAACTGGGGCGCTTTATGGCGCCGGACATTACTCCGCACGGATTGGCGCAACGCGGCTGGACGCCGGACGACCTGAACCGCTTCCTGGCAACCGGCATCGCGCCTCAGGGCAGCGCCTTCAGCGAAATGCATATGGTGGTGGATCTCAGCACCCGTCATTTGACGCCGGAAGACCACCAGGCGTTGGCTACCTATCTGATGGGTGAGCAGCCGCCGGCCGCGGTGCCGGTCAAAGCGGGGCAGGGCAGCGATGCGGGGCGCATTGTCTATCTGGATCAATGTTCCGGTTGCCATGCCCGTGAAGGCGAGGGTAAACCGCATGTGGCGGTAGCGATGCGCGATAACGCGACGCTGCGCCAGCCGGACGCTAAAAACCTGATTGTTTCAGTGCTGGACGGTTTGCCGGCGCAGCAATTCCCCAACGGCGAGAGCCTGCAGAGCATGCCGGCCTTTGGCGAACGACTGGATGATGCGCAGGTGGCGGAGCTGGTGAACTATCTGCGTGTCACCTGGGGCGGGTTGCCGGGCGATGTCACGGCCGGGCAGGTGAAGAAGCTGCGTAATAAGCCTTGA
- a CDS encoding glycoside hydrolase family 43 protein — MRDYPNPFIEQRADPFVLRHSDGYYYFTASVPEYDRLELRRARSLDELPQATATVVWRKPQQGPMSALIWAPELHFIEGKWYLYFAAAHSPDIADGLFQHRMFALECSAANPLTGEWIEKGRIYSHIDSFSLDATHFEHRGKHYYLWAQKDPAISGNSNLYLAEMENPWTLKGKPVLLSKPELPWEIVGFEVNEGPAVITHGRRIFISYSASATDENYCIGLLWADIDSDITDPTQWRKASQPVFRTSAKNRQFGPGHNSFTLDEQGRDLLVYHARNYTEIEGDPLYDPNRHTRIKPIAWNEEGMPVLGEPPADNR; from the coding sequence CCGCCTCGGTGCCGGAATACGATCGCCTGGAGCTTCGCCGGGCGCGCAGCCTCGACGAACTACCGCAGGCTACGGCAACGGTAGTATGGCGAAAGCCGCAGCAAGGGCCAATGAGCGCGCTGATCTGGGCGCCGGAACTGCACTTTATCGAAGGTAAGTGGTATTTGTATTTTGCCGCCGCCCACAGCCCCGACATTGCAGATGGCCTGTTCCAGCATCGCATGTTTGCGCTGGAATGCAGCGCAGCCAACCCGTTAACCGGGGAATGGATAGAAAAAGGCAGGATATACAGCCATATCGACAGCTTCTCCCTCGACGCCACCCATTTTGAGCACCGCGGCAAACACTATTATTTATGGGCGCAAAAGGATCCGGCCATCAGCGGCAACTCCAACCTGTACCTGGCGGAGATGGAAAATCCGTGGACGCTAAAGGGCAAACCGGTGCTGCTCAGCAAACCGGAGCTCCCCTGGGAAATCGTGGGTTTCGAGGTGAATGAAGGACCTGCGGTGATTACTCATGGCCGGCGGATATTTATCAGCTACTCCGCCAGCGCCACCGATGAAAATTACTGCATCGGGCTGCTCTGGGCCGATATCGACAGTGACATCACCGACCCAACCCAGTGGCGCAAGGCCAGCCAACCGGTATTCCGCACCAGCGCCAAAAACCGCCAATTCGGCCCCGGGCACAACAGCTTTACCCTCGACGAACAGGGCCGGGATCTGTTGGTTTACCATGCGCGCAATTACACGGAAATCGAGGGCGATCCGCTCTATGACCCCAACCGTCATACGCGGATTAAGCCGATAGCGTGGAATGAAGAAGGCATGCCGGTATTGGGTGAACCGCCGGCGGATAATCGCTAG